Proteins from a genomic interval of Cucumis melo cultivar AY chromosome 7, USDA_Cmelo_AY_1.0, whole genome shotgun sequence:
- the LOC103495742 gene encoding protein CURVATURE THYLAKOID 1D, chloroplastic isoform X1, with protein MAIDLSASPPLFSTLLTGKPHLRPRPALPLRIAISSACTTSLHSRHRHFAVSLPRAAASDESSPFFTEQRDSVTVLEDSPSASSLTLEDSPPEEIPSDGIAATEVPKQEPVEDVPVVTLVEIATSEEPKEQPLEGAQEQAFEFLNDLKLESVDTYSLALYGAGAFFGIWLVSAIVGAVDSIPLVPKLLEVVGLGYSVWFTARYLLFKESRDELAARIDELKEQVFGSD; from the exons ATGGCCATCGACCTCTCAGCTTCCCCACCCCTTTTCTCTACTCTTCTCACCGGAAAGCCCCACCTTCGCCCTAGGCCTGCTCTTCCTCTCAGAATCGCCATATCCTCTGCTTGTACTACCTCCCTCCACTCCC GACATCGTCATTTTGCTGTTTCATTGCCTAGAGCTGCAGCCTCTGATGAATCTAGTCCATTCTTTACTGAACAACGCGATAGTGTGACAGTCTTGGAAGATTCTCCTTCTGCTTCTTCACTCACTCTGGAAGATTCTCCTCCCGAGGAGATCCCTTCCGACGGAATTGCGGCAACGGAAGTACCTAAGCAAGAACCGGTTGAAGATGTGCCTGTGGTAACTCTGGTCGAAATTGCGACGTCTGAAGAACCTAAAGAACAACCACTTGAGGGTGCTCAAGAACAGGCGTTTGAATTTTTGAATGATCTTAAA CTTGAGTCTGTTGATACATACAGTCTTGCCTTATATGGTGCTGGTGCTTTCTTTGGAATTTGGTTGGTTTCCGCCATTGTTGGTGCTGTTGATTCCATTCCATTG GTACCAAAGTTGTTGGAAGTTGTGGGGCTTGGTTACAGTGTGTGGTTCACTGCtcgctatttgttattcaag GAAAGTAGAGATGAATTGGCTGCCAGGATTGATGAGTTAAAGGAGCAGGTTTTTGGTTCAGATTGA
- the LOC103495742 gene encoding protein CURVATURE THYLAKOID 1D, chloroplastic isoform X2, producing the protein MILCVSYVPDHFMGHRHFAVSLPRAAASDESSPFFTEQRDSVTVLEDSPSASSLTLEDSPPEEIPSDGIAATEVPKQEPVEDVPVVTLVEIATSEEPKEQPLEGAQEQAFEFLNDLKLESVDTYSLALYGAGAFFGIWLVSAIVGAVDSIPLVPKLLEVVGLGYSVWFTARYLLFKESRDELAARIDELKEQVFGSD; encoded by the exons ATGATTCTCTGTGTTTCTTATGTTCCTGATCACTTTATGg GACATCGTCATTTTGCTGTTTCATTGCCTAGAGCTGCAGCCTCTGATGAATCTAGTCCATTCTTTACTGAACAACGCGATAGTGTGACAGTCTTGGAAGATTCTCCTTCTGCTTCTTCACTCACTCTGGAAGATTCTCCTCCCGAGGAGATCCCTTCCGACGGAATTGCGGCAACGGAAGTACCTAAGCAAGAACCGGTTGAAGATGTGCCTGTGGTAACTCTGGTCGAAATTGCGACGTCTGAAGAACCTAAAGAACAACCACTTGAGGGTGCTCAAGAACAGGCGTTTGAATTTTTGAATGATCTTAAA CTTGAGTCTGTTGATACATACAGTCTTGCCTTATATGGTGCTGGTGCTTTCTTTGGAATTTGGTTGGTTTCCGCCATTGTTGGTGCTGTTGATTCCATTCCATTG GTACCAAAGTTGTTGGAAGTTGTGGGGCTTGGTTACAGTGTGTGGTTCACTGCtcgctatttgttattcaag GAAAGTAGAGATGAATTGGCTGCCAGGATTGATGAGTTAAAGGAGCAGGTTTTTGGTTCAGATTGA